The following are from one region of the Phormidium sp. PBR-2020 genome:
- a CDS encoding MFS transporter codes for MTPLPETNSVPSPETDSEHHRPQDGEQGFIPVLKNRNFLTLWGGQVFSQIADKVYLVMAIALVANQFQAEGQSISGWVSAITIAFTIPAVLFGFIAGVMVDRWHKKDVLVNSNVLRGLFVLMLPILVWLSEGQSLWGGIPLGFIMLLVVTLLVSTLTQFFAPAEQAAIPLLVERRHLLSANSLYTTTMMASVIIGFAVGEPVLAFANQLLGNLNYSEELVVGGSYILSGLLLMLMQIRERIDIKERAKSKVWQDLKTGLAVLRDRPRVRSALIQLIILFCAFAALAVLAVRVAEIMPELRAEQFGFLLAANGVGMAIGAAVVGQIGSNFVPRRLNLYGSIGVALCLVGLSFYSSQLIPCLIIITLLGFSAAWVGIPMQTIIQAETPEEQRGKVFGLQNNAVNIALTLPLALASIAEAQFGLAPVLQSLGVIVALGGLITWYIADKSSPSRQSNSHR; via the coding sequence ATGACACCCCTGCCTGAAACCAACTCCGTACCCAGCCCAGAGACCGACTCTGAACACCATCGCCCCCAAGATGGAGAACAGGGCTTTATCCCCGTTCTCAAAAATCGTAACTTCCTGACCCTATGGGGTGGGCAAGTCTTCTCCCAGATTGCCGATAAAGTCTATCTCGTCATGGCGATCGCCCTGGTCGCCAACCAGTTCCAAGCCGAAGGTCAAAGTATCAGCGGCTGGGTATCTGCCATCACCATCGCCTTCACCATCCCGGCGGTTCTGTTTGGCTTTATTGCCGGAGTCATGGTAGATCGCTGGCACAAAAAAGACGTACTGGTCAACAGCAACGTGCTGCGAGGGCTATTCGTACTCATGCTGCCGATCTTAGTCTGGCTCTCAGAAGGACAAAGCCTTTGGGGCGGAATCCCCCTCGGCTTCATCATGCTGTTAGTCGTGACCCTGCTGGTTTCGACCCTGACCCAGTTTTTCGCTCCCGCCGAACAGGCTGCCATTCCCCTACTCGTAGAACGACGACATCTTCTGTCAGCCAACTCCCTCTACACCACCACCATGATGGCCTCAGTCATCATCGGCTTTGCCGTCGGGGAACCCGTCCTCGCCTTTGCCAATCAACTGTTGGGCAATCTCAACTACAGCGAAGAACTCGTCGTTGGCGGCAGTTACATCCTCTCGGGCCTGCTGCTGATGCTGATGCAGATTCGAGAACGCATTGACATTAAAGAACGGGCCAAAAGCAAAGTCTGGCAGGATCTCAAAACCGGATTGGCCGTACTGCGAGATCGGCCTCGGGTTCGTAGCGCCCTGATTCAACTGATTATCCTCTTTTGTGCCTTTGCCGCCCTAGCCGTTCTCGCCGTCCGTGTCGCCGAGATTATGCCGGAATTGCGGGCCGAACAATTTGGCTTCCTCCTGGCCGCCAACGGTGTGGGAATGGCAATTGGGGCAGCAGTTGTTGGTCAAATCGGCTCCAACTTTGTCCCCCGTCGTCTCAACCTCTATGGTTCAATTGGGGTTGCCCTATGTCTGGTGGGTCTGAGTTTCTACAGCAGTCAGCTAATTCCCTGTTTAATCATCATCACCCTCTTGGGCTTTTCCGCCGCCTGGGTGGGCATTCCTATGCAAACCATCATTCAGGCAGAAACCCCCGAAGAACAACGGGGTAAAGTCTTTGGGCTGCAAAACAATGCCGTTAACATTGCCCTGACCCTGCCCCTGGCCCTGGCCAGCATCGCCGAAGCCCAATTTGGCCTAGCCCCAGTTTTACAAAGTCTGGGTGTCATCGTTGCCCTAGGCGGCCTAATAACCTGGTATATTGCCGATAAAAGTTCTCCTTCCCGCCAATCAAACAGTCATCGCTAG
- the recO gene encoding DNA repair protein RecO: protein MYRVTGINLKSMPLGESDRLLTILTPERGLLRVVASGSRKANSKLGGRTGLFVLNDLMIKPGKSLDRIRHAETLASYPGLSRHFGLLTASQYLAEIALNQALEDTPQNDLFNLLTEHLQRLERLPANAPLAEVLAHLCQGIFHLLALGGIAPQVHHCCLSQQPLIANPSQLNPNIGFSIRSGGVVALAQLQQFQQQQRPPVQSQSAQNSAQSDNTDYEAVANQAAFTPTPNRYLNSHQLSLLQQLSQPHLSPVKESLEPGLDTAWIVIEQILRDYTQHHLGRAIRSATLINSYVASSQP from the coding sequence ATGTACCGCGTCACCGGAATCAACCTAAAAAGTATGCCCCTCGGAGAAAGCGATCGCCTCCTCACGATTCTGACCCCAGAACGGGGGCTGCTGCGAGTCGTCGCCAGCGGATCTCGCAAAGCCAACTCCAAACTTGGCGGACGAACCGGACTATTCGTCCTTAACGACCTAATGATTAAACCCGGAAAATCCCTCGATCGCATCCGCCACGCCGAAACCCTCGCCTCCTATCCAGGACTCAGTCGTCACTTCGGCCTCCTCACCGCCAGCCAGTACCTCGCCGAAATCGCCCTCAACCAAGCCCTAGAAGACACCCCCCAAAACGACCTCTTTAACCTCCTAACCGAACATCTCCAGCGTCTAGAACGCCTTCCCGCCAACGCGCCCCTAGCCGAAGTATTAGCCCATTTATGCCAAGGAATCTTTCATCTGTTAGCCCTTGGCGGCATCGCCCCACAAGTCCATCACTGCTGCCTATCTCAGCAGCCGCTCATCGCCAATCCCAGCCAACTCAACCCCAACATCGGCTTTAGCATTCGTTCCGGGGGAGTCGTCGCCCTCGCCCAACTACAACAGTTCCAACAGCAGCAACGGCCCCCAGTGCAGAGCCAATCAGCACAGAATTCAGCACAGAGTGACAACACCGATTATGAAGCCGTCGCCAACCAAGCGGCCTTCACCCCAACCCCAAACCGCTATCTAAACAGTCATCAACTATCACTACTGCAACAACTGTCTCAACCGCACCTGTCTCCGGTCAAAGAGTCCCTAGAGCCAGGTTTGGACACAGCGTGGATTGTGATCGAGCAGATCCTCCGGGACTACACCCAACATCATTTGGGACGTGCAATTCGCTCTGCTACCTTAATAAACAGTTACGTTGCCTCCTCTCAGCCTTAA
- the deoC gene encoding deoxyribose-phosphate aldolase: MKTETLDLDIAPLIDHSLLNPCAGDQLVRQWCAEADRFGFASVCVYPSRVRLARECLQGKTPKVSTVIGFPTGATTSTSKLYEALEAVEQGASELDVVINLGWAKEQKTNLIHDELAHICDESNVTVKAILETNLLTHDELKLVGNIAIDAGVQFLKTCTGWNGSVQLEHVKQLKEIAKGQVAIKASAGIRTHADAIALIEAGATRLGTSYSVQLLQPTDEPKDPT; encoded by the coding sequence ATGAAAACTGAGACCCTCGACCTAGACATTGCCCCTCTTATCGACCATTCTCTCCTCAACCCCTGTGCCGGAGACCAACTTGTCCGGCAATGGTGCGCCGAAGCCGACCGCTTTGGCTTTGCCTCAGTCTGCGTCTATCCCAGCCGAGTCCGTCTTGCCCGAGAGTGCCTACAGGGCAAGACCCCCAAAGTCTCAACCGTCATCGGCTTTCCCACCGGAGCCACCACCTCAACAAGTAAACTCTACGAAGCCTTAGAAGCCGTTGAGCAAGGTGCATCCGAACTCGATGTAGTGATTAACCTAGGCTGGGCAAAAGAGCAGAAAACCAATCTCATTCATGACGAGCTTGCCCACATTTGCGACGAAAGTAACGTCACCGTCAAAGCCATTTTAGAAACCAATCTTTTAACCCATGACGAACTCAAATTAGTTGGCAACATTGCCATTGACGCTGGCGTGCAATTTTTAAAAACCTGCACCGGTTGGAACGGCAGCGTTCAACTTGAGCATGTCAAACAACTCAAAGAGATCGCCAAAGGTCAAGTTGCCATCAAAGCCTCCGCCGGCATTCGCACCCACGCCGACGCGATCGCCCTCATCGAAGCCGGAGCCACCCGTCTCGGAACCTCCTACAGCGTCCAACTCCTCCAACCCACCGACGAACCAAAAGACCCCACCTAA
- a CDS encoding alpha/beta hydrolase gives MTPLTLLTPTRPQPHQPLFVYLPGMDGSGYLLRSQLPSLAPHFDIRCLQLPPDDLRDWHSLAQETLELLAPLRQGRPLYLFGESFGGCLALMIASQQPDCCDRLILSNPASALQRRPLLFWGSHLVQWMPDFLNAISALGLLPFLAALDRIPAENRHALLDAMRHVSSKAITWRIGLLRDFRIPPEQLARIHPPTLILASTLDHLLPSLSEAQDLIQILPNAKIHQLPHSGHACLLERDTNLLEILTQEKFLSKQLTMNH, from the coding sequence ATGACCCCACTCACCCTTCTAACCCCCACCCGACCTCAACCCCATCAGCCGCTATTTGTCTATCTCCCAGGGATGGATGGTTCCGGTTACTTACTGCGATCGCAGCTTCCCAGTCTCGCCCCCCATTTTGACATTCGCTGTCTGCAACTTCCCCCAGATGACCTACGGGATTGGCACAGCCTAGCCCAGGAAACCCTAGAACTCCTGGCTCCCCTGCGTCAAGGTCGGCCCCTGTACCTATTTGGCGAATCCTTTGGCGGTTGTTTAGCCCTAATGATCGCCAGTCAACAGCCCGACTGCTGCGATCGCCTCATCCTCAGTAACCCAGCCTCTGCCCTACAACGCCGTCCGTTGCTATTTTGGGGGTCCCATCTCGTCCAATGGATGCCCGACTTCCTCAACGCCATCTCAGCCCTAGGATTATTGCCCTTCCTCGCCGCCCTCGATCGCATCCCCGCCGAAAACCGCCACGCCCTCCTCGATGCCATGCGTCACGTCTCCAGCAAAGCCATCACCTGGCGAATTGGCTTACTCCGAGACTTTCGCATTCCCCCCGAACAACTCGCCCGCATCCATCCCCCCACCCTAATCCTAGCCAGCACCTTAGACCACCTCCTCCCCTCCCTCAGCGAAGCCCAAGATCTCATCCAAATCCTTCCCAACGCCAAAATTCACCAGTTGCCCCACAGCGGTCATGCCTGTTTATTAGAACGAGATACTAACTTGCTTGAGATTTTGACCCAAGAAAAATTTTTATCAAAACAGCTAACCATGAATCACTAA
- a CDS encoding 1-acyl-sn-glycerol-3-phosphate acyltransferase, translating to MPVENALQLSRGVLGSLGTKFFLYHENRIPESGSLVIASNHRSILDAPLLMAALNRPICFACHHYMGQVPLLRDLVTGMGAFPLEDARHRQKSFLRQGGALLAQGQPVGVFPEGTQPMVTQTEARSLGEFHRGFAHLALQFASRHPRRDVAILPMAIVALEEQMYQPVPIRLLRMFDPSEPLFDQPGWHPMVVYKRLAVSVGRPYWIRQGDRDAYQGSQGKATVQRVTQSCHDEILDLLKSTR from the coding sequence ATGCCCGTAGAAAACGCTTTACAACTGTCCCGTGGTGTATTGGGGAGCCTCGGCACTAAATTTTTTCTCTATCATGAGAACCGAATTCCTGAATCCGGCTCTCTGGTCATTGCCAGTAATCATCGCAGTATTTTAGATGCTCCCCTATTGATGGCAGCCCTCAATCGTCCCATTTGCTTTGCCTGTCATCACTATATGGGACAAGTTCCTCTGCTGCGAGATCTCGTTACCGGGATGGGGGCGTTTCCTTTAGAGGATGCTAGACATCGCCAGAAAAGTTTTCTACGCCAGGGGGGGGCTTTGTTGGCTCAGGGTCAGCCGGTTGGCGTATTCCCAGAAGGAACCCAACCGATGGTCACCCAGACTGAGGCGCGATCGCTCGGGGAGTTTCATCGGGGCTTCGCGCACCTGGCCTTACAGTTTGCCAGTCGTCATCCGCGCCGGGATGTGGCGATTCTACCCATGGCGATCGTGGCCCTCGAAGAACAGATGTATCAACCGGTTCCCATCCGCCTCTTGCGGATGTTTGACCCCAGCGAACCCCTCTTTGACCAACCCGGCTGGCATCCCATGGTGGTGTATAAACGTCTGGCGGTGTCCGTCGGTCGTCCCTACTGGATTCGTCAGGGCGATCGCGACGCCTATCAAGGAAGCCAGGGTAAAGCCACCGTCCAACGGGTCACCCAAAGCTGCCACGATGAAATCCTAGACTTACTCAAATCGACCCGCTGA
- the metG gene encoding methionine--tRNA ligase, giving the protein MSPNPIQHQTFALTTPLYYVNALPHIGSAYTTVAADVVARFQRLLGHSVSFVTGTDEHGQKIQRTAQEKERDPQAYCDEVVACFEDLWQKLNIQYDSFSRTTASRHEAIVREFFQRVWDNGDIYLGQQKGWYCVACEEFKDEGELLEDHYCPLHPNRQVEWRDEENYFFRLSKYQPALEDLYKNQPDFIQPTMRRNEVLSFVQGGLQDFSISRVNMDWGFPVPENPEHTLYVWFDALLGYITGLLQPEDEPTLERVLERGYPFQLHLIGKDILRFHAVYWPAMLLSAGMPLPERVFGHGFLTKDGHKISKTLGNTVDPVDLVERFGSDAFRYYFMKEIEFGRDGDYNETRFINTINADLANDLGNLLNRTLGMARKYCGGSVPNLDVAGISPENPLKALGDSLTPQVRSAYESLAFHQACGASLSLVRAGNKYIDDRAPWSLYKQGEQAAVEEVLYSVLESVRLVAYLLSPVVPHLSTAIYGQLGYSTDFDQPQSVRETAPFEHHGTWGALPPGQSLNKPEPVFRRIEVPSA; this is encoded by the coding sequence ATGAGTCCTAATCCAATTCAACATCAGACCTTCGCGTTAACGACCCCCCTGTATTACGTCAACGCTCTCCCCCATATTGGCAGTGCCTATACAACGGTGGCCGCCGATGTGGTAGCCCGGTTTCAGCGACTTCTGGGACATTCCGTCTCATTTGTCACGGGAACCGACGAACATGGACAGAAAATTCAACGCACGGCCCAAGAGAAGGAACGGGACCCCCAAGCCTACTGTGATGAGGTGGTGGCCTGCTTTGAAGACCTCTGGCAAAAGCTGAATATCCAGTATGACAGTTTTAGCCGCACCACCGCCTCTCGCCATGAGGCGATCGTGCGGGAGTTCTTCCAACGGGTTTGGGACAATGGCGATATTTATTTGGGCCAGCAGAAAGGTTGGTATTGTGTCGCCTGTGAGGAGTTCAAGGATGAAGGGGAACTGCTAGAGGATCATTACTGTCCGCTGCACCCGAATCGCCAGGTGGAATGGCGGGATGAGGAAAATTACTTTTTTCGCCTCTCGAAGTATCAACCGGCCTTAGAAGACCTCTATAAGAATCAACCTGACTTTATTCAACCGACGATGCGCCGTAATGAGGTGCTGAGCTTTGTCCAGGGTGGCTTACAGGACTTCTCTATCTCACGCGTCAACATGGATTGGGGCTTTCCGGTTCCCGAGAACCCGGAGCATACCCTTTATGTCTGGTTTGATGCTCTTTTGGGATATATCACGGGGCTTTTGCAGCCAGAGGATGAGCCAACTCTAGAGCGTGTCTTGGAACGGGGCTATCCCTTCCAACTGCACCTGATTGGTAAGGATATCCTGCGCTTCCATGCAGTGTACTGGCCCGCGATGTTGCTATCGGCGGGGATGCCGTTACCTGAACGGGTGTTTGGTCATGGCTTCCTTACCAAGGATGGTCATAAAATCAGTAAAACCTTAGGGAATACAGTAGACCCAGTGGATCTCGTGGAACGCTTTGGTTCCGATGCCTTTCGTTATTATTTTATGAAGGAAATCGAGTTTGGCCGAGATGGTGATTACAATGAGACTCGTTTTATCAATACCATCAATGCTGACCTCGCCAATGACTTGGGGAATCTTCTTAATCGAACTCTGGGAATGGCCCGTAAATACTGTGGTGGCTCTGTTCCCAACCTCGATGTTGCCGGCATCTCCCCTGAGAACCCGCTCAAGGCCCTGGGGGACTCCTTGACTCCACAGGTGCGCTCTGCTTATGAGAGTCTGGCCTTCCATCAGGCTTGTGGAGCGAGTTTGAGTTTGGTGCGTGCGGGCAACAAATATATTGATGATCGCGCTCCCTGGTCACTCTATAAACAGGGGGAACAAGCGGCTGTTGAGGAGGTTCTCTATAGTGTATTGGAGTCGGTGCGTCTGGTGGCCTATTTATTATCCCCGGTGGTGCCTCACTTGAGTACTGCCATTTATGGGCAACTGGGCTATAGCACTGATTTTGATCAGCCTCAGTCGGTTCGAGAAACGGCACCGTTTGAGCATCATGGAACCTGGGGCGCTCTGCCTCCTGGACAATCCTTGAATAAACCGGAGCCTGTTTTTCGGCGTATTGAGGTTCCGAGTGCGTAA
- a CDS encoding NYN domain-containing protein — MLNDFEHDSIFTPEQVLENRGRVAIFIDGSNLFYAAMQLGMEIDYTKLLCRLTAGSRLLRSFFYTGVDRTNEKQQGFLLWMRRNGYRVIAKDLVQLPDGSKKANLDVEIAVDMMALVGAYDTAILVSGDGDLAYAVDAVSYRGVRVEVVSLRSMTSDSLINVADRYIDLENIKEEIQKNPRHHPYTYRPLSGVGGAPVIEDKPSK, encoded by the coding sequence ATGTTAAACGATTTCGAGCATGACTCGATATTTACACCGGAGCAGGTGCTAGAGAACCGAGGTCGCGTGGCGATTTTTATTGATGGTTCTAACCTGTTCTATGCTGCCATGCAATTGGGCATGGAAATTGACTACACGAAGCTGCTGTGCCGCTTGACGGCGGGTTCACGGCTGTTACGCTCCTTTTTCTATACGGGGGTCGATCGCACCAATGAGAAGCAACAGGGCTTTTTGCTCTGGATGCGCCGTAATGGCTATCGGGTCATTGCGAAAGATTTGGTGCAGCTTCCTGATGGCTCTAAAAAGGCCAACTTGGATGTGGAAATTGCGGTGGACATGATGGCTCTGGTGGGCGCCTATGATACGGCCATTCTCGTCAGCGGCGATGGGGATCTGGCCTATGCGGTCGATGCGGTTAGCTATCGGGGAGTGCGGGTTGAGGTGGTTAGTTTGCGCTCGATGACCAGTGATAGTCTCATCAATGTGGCAGATCGTTATATTGATTTGGAGAATATCAAGGAGGAAATTCAGAAAAACCCTAGGCATCATCCCTACACCTATCGTCCTCTCTCCGGTGTGGGGGGTGCTCCCGTGATTGAGGATAAACCCAGTAAATAA
- the lptC gene encoding LPS export ABC transporter periplasmic protein LptC, translating to MTSVFFGSHGTRGGWRSRPLGLALVLMVFISACTPRTESPDPAESIPSQQVDPSLLFENVTLRQVDDDNNILWVVQAERVTYSSDRQVAQLENVSGQLYREGEAIYEVKGRSGTLEQEERKIFLEDEVVVIDLRDQVVVRGDRLDWQPQGDRLEIHDNVTATHETAHLQAQQMVFLSDVQHLQAIGDVIANIDEPSLQMMTEELLWQIPEELLLSEVPVQVARYEWIDAPPQAIAPTPEAEDDEDEDIPPPEPRDLQAVTVTDRAAAESIEVNLQTQVARLQENVRLALLNPAVDVASHRLDWDLGEQLLTSDVPLRVTHREKEVILSGNRGWMSLPDEIFYLQDGVEVLGQENQAQLTANELTWFIPSETFEAQGNVAYRQVNPSLQLTGPRANGKLEEQTFVVTGGEVVTEVLVNSRP from the coding sequence ATGACCTCTGTCTTTTTTGGGTCTCATGGGACACGGGGGGGGTGGCGATCTCGTCCTCTAGGACTAGCACTGGTGTTGATGGTCTTCATCAGTGCTTGTACCCCGAGGACGGAATCCCCTGATCCGGCTGAGTCGATTCCGTCGCAACAAGTTGATCCGAGTCTGCTGTTTGAGAATGTCACCCTGCGACAGGTGGATGACGATAACAACATTCTCTGGGTTGTCCAAGCGGAACGGGTGACCTACAGTAGCGATCGCCAGGTGGCTCAATTGGAAAATGTCTCGGGTCAACTCTATCGAGAGGGAGAAGCCATTTATGAGGTGAAGGGCCGCTCAGGAACTCTGGAACAGGAGGAACGGAAGATTTTTCTTGAGGATGAGGTGGTGGTGATTGATTTGCGGGATCAGGTGGTGGTGCGCGGCGATCGCCTAGACTGGCAACCTCAGGGCGATCGCCTAGAGATTCACGACAATGTCACCGCCACCCATGAGACGGCCCATCTACAAGCGCAACAGATGGTCTTTCTCAGTGACGTACAACATCTTCAGGCGATCGGGGATGTGATTGCCAATATCGACGAACCCTCGTTACAGATGATGACGGAGGAATTGCTCTGGCAAATTCCTGAGGAACTGCTTCTCAGTGAGGTTCCGGTTCAAGTGGCCCGTTATGAATGGATCGATGCTCCCCCTCAGGCGATCGCCCCCACCCCGGAGGCGGAGGATGATGAGGACGAGGACATCCCTCCCCCAGAACCTCGGGATTTGCAGGCGGTGACGGTCACCGATCGCGCGGCGGCAGAGAGTATCGAAGTGAACCTACAGACGCAAGTGGCGCGTCTACAAGAGAATGTTCGTTTAGCTCTTCTAAATCCAGCGGTGGATGTAGCTAGTCATCGCCTGGACTGGGATTTAGGGGAACAACTGCTGACCTCGGATGTGCCGTTACGGGTCACCCATCGTGAGAAAGAGGTCATTTTAAGTGGAAACCGAGGCTGGATGAGCTTACCGGATGAGATCTTCTATCTCCAAGATGGGGTTGAGGTGTTGGGCCAGGAAAATCAAGCGCAGTTAACGGCCAATGAACTGACCTGGTTTATTCCGTCTGAAACCTTTGAGGCTCAGGGAAATGTGGCCTATCGTCAGGTTAATCCGTCCCTACAACTGACGGGCCCGCGAGCCAATGGCAAGTTAGAGGAGCAAACCTTTGTGGTCACGGGTGGGGAGGTGGTGACGGAGGTACTGGTCAATTCTCGGCCGTGA